From Streptomyces sp. CMB-StM0423, a single genomic window includes:
- a CDS encoding metallophosphoesterase family protein translates to MAREVPFAVSPVRALFERLRRAPARVRRFPAAVRRLADRARGARRARPPRAPRRRRVESSLVQRPHPYARALGLAAVTVVGAGLGLLVVGGVETSVGPMDTRMALTPSVTGDTRISVSPLGAIDMDSHDAPLRLDVEVERLDPDRSRALVAHPEEFSGLEDEVAADILRSMFDLGVRSGGAALVGATALGLAVYRTPRRALAAGGLALALLAASGAAAFATWNPKSVLEPKYSGLLTSAPSVIGDARSIVTEFDVYQQELARLVTNVSKLYDAASTLPAYRPDPSTVRFLHVSDMHLNPAAWGIIRSLVDQYELDAVIDTGDTMDHGSEAENVYLDPIATLGVPYVWVRGNHDSLATQAAVERQKNARVVDDGESVVVAGVRIAGIGDPQFTPDRSVAAAGDPAETAAGERLAAALTGLRDRGRPADLAVAHNPVALEQVDGLVPLALAGHRHHRKQHDLPEGTRLMVEGSAGGGGLRAVEEDAPEKVSASVLYLDRSTRRLQAWDEITLGGLGMTSAEVSRHLMEENRPGGADGTDPSGAPGEDS, encoded by the coding sequence ATGGCCCGCGAAGTGCCTTTTGCGGTCTCGCCCGTCCGCGCACTGTTCGAGCGGCTCCGCCGCGCCCCCGCCCGTGTCCGCCGATTCCCCGCCGCCGTCCGCCGCCTGGCCGACCGGGCGCGCGGAGCGCGGCGGGCGCGCCCGCCGCGCGCGCCCCGGCGGCGCCGGGTCGAGTCGTCTCTCGTCCAGCGCCCCCACCCGTACGCGCGCGCCCTCGGCCTCGCCGCCGTCACGGTCGTCGGGGCCGGGCTCGGGCTGCTCGTCGTCGGCGGGGTCGAGACGTCGGTGGGGCCGATGGACACCCGGATGGCGCTCACCCCGAGCGTCACCGGCGACACCCGGATCAGCGTCTCGCCGCTCGGCGCCATCGACATGGACAGCCACGACGCCCCCCTCCGTCTCGACGTCGAGGTCGAGCGGCTCGACCCGGACCGCTCCCGGGCGCTCGTCGCGCACCCCGAGGAGTTCTCCGGGCTGGAGGACGAGGTGGCCGCGGACATCCTCCGGAGCATGTTCGATCTGGGCGTACGCTCCGGGGGCGCCGCCCTCGTCGGCGCGACCGCGCTCGGGCTCGCCGTCTACCGCACGCCGCGCCGGGCGCTGGCCGCCGGCGGGCTGGCGCTCGCGCTGCTCGCCGCCTCCGGCGCCGCCGCCTTCGCGACGTGGAACCCCAAGTCCGTGCTGGAGCCGAAGTACTCCGGGCTGCTGACCAGCGCGCCCAGCGTCATCGGCGACGCGCGCAGCATCGTCACCGAGTTCGACGTGTACCAGCAGGAGCTGGCCCGCCTGGTGACCAACGTCAGCAAGCTGTACGACGCCGCCTCCACCCTCCCCGCGTACCGCCCCGACCCCTCCACCGTCCGCTTCCTGCACGTCTCCGACATGCACCTCAACCCCGCCGCCTGGGGCATCATCCGCTCCCTCGTCGACCAGTACGAGCTGGACGCGGTCATCGACACCGGCGACACGATGGACCACGGCTCGGAGGCCGAGAACGTCTATCTCGACCCGATCGCCACGCTCGGCGTCCCGTACGTGTGGGTCCGCGGCAACCACGACTCGCTCGCCACTCAGGCCGCCGTCGAGCGGCAGAAGAACGCGCGGGTCGTGGACGACGGCGAGTCGGTGGTGGTGGCCGGGGTGCGGATCGCGGGGATCGGCGATCCGCAGTTCACCCCCGACCGCTCCGTCGCCGCGGCCGGCGACCCCGCGGAGACGGCGGCGGGCGAGCGGCTGGCCGCGGCGCTCACCGGGCTACGGGACCGGGGCCGGCCCGCGGACCTGGCCGTCGCGCACAACCCGGTCGCGCTGGAGCAGGTCGACGGCCTGGTGCCGCTGGCGCTTGCCGGCCACCGCCACCACCGCAAGCAGCACGATCTGCCGGAGGGTACGCGGCTGATGGTCGAGGGCTCGGCGGGCGGCGGCGGGCTGCGCGCGGTGGAGGAGGACGCACCGGAGAAGGTGAGCGCGTCCGTGCTCTATCTCGACCGGAGTACGCGCAGGCTGCAGGCGTGGGACGAGATCACGCTGGGCGGGCTGGGGATGACGTCGGCGGAGGTCAGCCGCCATCTCATGGAGGAGAACCGGCCCGGTGGCGCCGATGGGACGGACCCGTCGGGTGCCCCCGGCGAGGACTCTTGA
- a CDS encoding glycoside hydrolase family 97 catalytic domain-containing protein — translation MPILGPLGRRPAGTMLTALTVLATAWLSPAAATPVSDSPTRTATTSDVWSVAAPQGNKDQLTADVVRDDATGALTLTVRRGADEVLPGSPLGLRTKGADLTRGLDVLGRDDRSVREQYEMTTGKQRRVNSPMTESRFALRGDGGVRMDLVVRVARDGVAFRYELPDSEGTVVTGEASGYRLPADAPAWLLPHTSWYEEVRGETTAGGAAADDYGYPALFEVAADDYVLLTESGMDSTYPGSKLAHAAGSGAYDVALAEAEVVSPGDLATPWRTAIVGDLATVTESTLVSDLAPDAGFSDTSWIRPGTVSWSWLVEHDSPRDFERQKDYVDYAAAHGWEYTLVDEGWSREWVPELVRYARTKGVDILLWFRWWEVDAPEEMDTVFGELNDWGVKGVKVDFMNSGGGEPEGVGRHAWYEDVLAATAEHKLLVNFHGATLPKGLQRTWPHLMTYEAVRGHEYYSFNQPLTPTYNTMLPFTRNVVGSADVTPGTFSMTNRTHSDAHELALPVVYESGLQHPADSPETYATLPEAERVLDQLPTVWDETRYLGGRPGDDAVLARRAGDRWFVGGIHAGAAGTAEVDLGRLGADDGERLLVELVTDGADGLARETRRVDGDARLTVPVAENGGFVAQVCAAERGRTTCDEPVRTTPATGLAITPDASTAAPGDEIEVTGRFAAADGESATLRNVTLGARPRAGWTAAGEDVTRPALQPGQALSGSWKVRVPESAEPGYVDVPVVAEYRAPGAGPAEPRVHVEQAVRVLVAPPVPQGDAHVGDLHLLTASNGWGPVEIDTSVGDNGAGDGAPLTIGGTTYAKGLGAHAPSRVTVYLGGACTSFTAQVGVDDEVGDRGSVGFRVLGDGTELTTTGTLRGTDAAQPVSADVTGVGLLTLEVADGGDGISYDHADWADPKVTCG, via the coding sequence GTGCCCATCCTCGGCCCGCTGGGACGGCGGCCGGCCGGCACCATGCTGACCGCGTTGACTGTCCTGGCCACCGCCTGGCTGTCGCCCGCCGCGGCGACGCCCGTCTCCGACTCTCCGACCCGTACGGCCACGACCTCCGATGTCTGGAGCGTGGCCGCACCACAAGGCAACAAAGATCAACTCACCGCCGACGTCGTACGCGACGACGCGACCGGTGCCCTCACGCTCACCGTCCGCCGGGGCGCGGACGAAGTGCTCCCCGGCTCCCCGCTGGGCCTGCGCACCAAGGGCGCCGACCTGACCCGCGGGCTCGACGTCCTCGGCCGCGACGACCGCAGCGTGCGCGAGCAGTACGAGATGACCACCGGCAAGCAGCGCCGCGTGAACTCCCCCATGACGGAGTCCCGCTTCGCGCTGCGCGGCGACGGCGGCGTGCGCATGGACCTCGTCGTCCGCGTCGCCCGCGACGGCGTCGCGTTCCGCTACGAACTGCCCGACTCCGAGGGCACCGTCGTCACCGGCGAGGCCAGCGGCTACCGGCTGCCCGCCGACGCGCCCGCCTGGCTGCTGCCGCACACCTCCTGGTACGAGGAGGTACGCGGCGAGACCACCGCGGGCGGCGCCGCCGCGGACGACTACGGCTACCCCGCGCTCTTCGAGGTCGCCGCCGATGACTACGTGCTGCTCACCGAGTCCGGCATGGACTCCACGTACCCCGGCAGCAAGCTCGCGCACGCGGCCGGCAGCGGCGCGTACGACGTGGCGCTCGCCGAGGCCGAGGTCGTCTCCCCCGGCGACCTGGCGACCCCGTGGCGTACGGCGATCGTCGGGGACCTGGCGACCGTCACCGAGTCGACGCTCGTCAGCGACCTCGCGCCGGACGCCGGGTTCTCCGACACCTCCTGGATCCGCCCCGGCACCGTCTCCTGGTCCTGGCTCGTCGAGCACGACAGCCCGCGGGACTTCGAGCGGCAGAAGGACTACGTCGACTACGCGGCCGCGCACGGCTGGGAGTACACGCTCGTCGACGAGGGCTGGAGCCGCGAGTGGGTGCCGGAGCTGGTGCGGTACGCGCGCACCAAGGGCGTCGACATCCTGCTGTGGTTCCGCTGGTGGGAGGTGGACGCTCCCGAGGAGATGGACACCGTCTTCGGCGAGCTGAACGACTGGGGCGTCAAGGGCGTCAAGGTCGACTTCATGAACTCCGGCGGGGGCGAGCCCGAGGGCGTCGGCAGGCACGCCTGGTACGAGGACGTGCTCGCCGCCACCGCCGAGCACAAGCTGCTCGTCAACTTCCACGGCGCGACGCTGCCGAAGGGCCTCCAGCGCACCTGGCCGCACCTGATGACGTACGAGGCGGTGCGCGGGCACGAGTACTACTCCTTCAACCAGCCCCTCACGCCCACGTACAACACGATGCTGCCGTTCACCCGGAACGTCGTCGGCTCCGCCGACGTCACGCCCGGCACCTTCTCCATGACCAACAGGACGCACAGCGACGCGCACGAGCTGGCGTTGCCCGTCGTGTACGAGTCCGGGCTCCAGCACCCCGCGGACAGCCCGGAGACGTACGCCACGCTGCCCGAGGCCGAGCGCGTGCTCGACCAACTGCCCACGGTGTGGGACGAGACCCGCTACCTCGGCGGGCGGCCCGGCGACGACGCCGTGCTGGCGCGGCGCGCCGGCGACCGGTGGTTCGTCGGCGGCATCCACGCGGGCGCGGCCGGCACCGCCGAGGTGGACCTCGGCCGGCTCGGCGCGGACGACGGCGAGCGGCTGCTCGTCGAGCTGGTGACGGACGGCGCGGACGGGCTGGCCCGCGAGACCCGCAGGGTCGACGGTGACGCCCGGCTGACGGTGCCGGTGGCGGAGAACGGCGGGTTCGTGGCGCAGGTCTGCGCCGCCGAGCGCGGCCGGACGACGTGCGACGAGCCGGTACGGACGACGCCGGCGACCGGGCTCGCGATCACCCCGGACGCGTCAACCGCGGCGCCCGGCGACGAGATCGAGGTCACCGGCCGCTTCGCCGCCGCCGACGGGGAGTCCGCGACGCTGCGGAACGTCACCCTCGGCGCCCGGCCGCGGGCCGGCTGGACGGCGGCGGGCGAGGACGTGACGCGCCCGGCGCTGCAGCCGGGGCAGGCGCTGTCGGGAAGCTGGAAGGTACGGGTGCCGGAGTCGGCGGAGCCGGGGTACGTGGACGTGCCCGTCGTCGCGGAGTACCGCGCGCCGGGGGCCGGCCCCGCGGAGCCCCGGGTGCACGTCGAGCAGGCCGTGCGGGTGCTGGTCGCCCCGCCGGTGCCCCAGGGCGACGCGCACGTCGGCGACCTGCACCTGCTCACCGCGTCGAACGGCTGGGGCCCGGTCGAGATCGACACCAGCGTCGGCGACAACGGCGCCGGCGACGGCGCGCCGCTGACGATCGGCGGCACGACGTACGCCAAGGGCCTCGGCGCCCACGCGCCGTCCCGTGTGACGGTCTACCTCGGCGGCGCGTGCACCTCCTTCACCGCACAGGTCGGTGTGGACGACGAGGTCGGCGACCGCGGCTCGGTGGGCTTCCGGGTCCTCGGCGACGGCACGGAGCTGACGACGACCGGCACCCTGCGCGGCACGGACGCCGCGCAGCCGGTGTCGGCCGACGTGACCGGCGTCGGCCTCCTCACCCTTGAGGTGGCGGACGGCGGCGACGGCATCAGCTACGACCACGCGGACTGGGCGGACCCGAAGGTCACCTGCGGCTGA
- a CDS encoding branched-chain amino acid transporter permease yields the protein MPDTPAAGYLLAAVAVAVAVTWALRALPFAALAPLRSSPLVAYLDAAMPVGVMVILAAYTLRHLTPRDPGTAWPTVLALAATVAVHLWRRNVLLSILGGTAVHVALASAVF from the coding sequence GTGCCTGACACCCCCGCCGCCGGCTACCTGCTCGCGGCCGTCGCGGTCGCCGTCGCCGTCACCTGGGCGCTGCGCGCGCTGCCGTTCGCCGCGCTGGCGCCGCTGCGGTCCAGCCCGCTCGTGGCGTACCTCGACGCGGCGATGCCCGTGGGCGTCATGGTGATCCTCGCCGCCTACACCCTGCGCCACCTCACGCCCCGCGACCCCGGGACGGCGTGGCCTACGGTGCTCGCGCTGGCCGCCACCGTGGCCGTCCACCTGTGGCGGCGGAACGTGCTGCTGTCGATACTCGGCGGCACGGCGGTCCATGTGGCGCTCGCCAGCGCGGTGTTCTGA
- a CDS encoding AzlC family ABC transporter permease encodes MPHQLRADLSRALADSGSVGLGAFPMGVAFGVLVVHSGLDWWWASVFSGLIYAGSLEFLFLGLVLAAAPLGQIAVTAFTVNFRHVFYALSFPLHRVRGRAARAYSTFALSDEAYAVTAHPAAQSYPGRRVLWLQVFIHLYWAGGATAGALLGAAVPAGVEGLDFAVTALFTVLALDALRDRPGLAVPALALGCALAARFAVPGGQLFAAFVLFAAALLARYAVVRRREAGARA; translated from the coding sequence ATGCCACACCAGCTACGCGCCGACCTCTCCCGGGCGCTCGCCGACTCCGGGTCCGTCGGGCTCGGCGCCTTCCCCATGGGCGTCGCGTTCGGCGTCCTCGTCGTCCACTCGGGCCTGGACTGGTGGTGGGCGAGCGTCTTCTCGGGCCTGATCTACGCCGGTTCGCTGGAGTTCCTCTTCCTCGGCCTGGTGCTGGCCGCCGCGCCGCTTGGGCAGATCGCGGTGACGGCGTTCACGGTCAACTTCCGGCACGTCTTCTACGCCCTGTCCTTCCCCCTGCACCGCGTCCGCGGCCGCGCGGCCAGGGCGTACAGCACCTTCGCGCTCTCCGACGAGGCGTACGCCGTCACCGCGCACCCCGCCGCGCAGTCCTACCCGGGGCGCCGCGTGCTGTGGCTCCAGGTCTTCATCCACCTCTACTGGGCCGGCGGCGCCACGGCCGGCGCCCTGCTCGGCGCCGCCGTCCCCGCGGGTGTCGAGGGCCTGGACTTCGCCGTCACCGCGCTCTTCACCGTCCTGGCCCTCGACGCGCTCCGCGACCGGCCCGGGCTCGCCGTGCCCGCGCTGGCGCTGGGCTGCGCGCTGGCGGCGCGGTTCGCGGTGCCGGGCGGTCAGCTCTTCGCCGCCTTCGTGCTGTTCGCCGCCGCGCTCCTCGCCCGCTACGCCGTCGTACGGCGCCGGGAGGCGGGCGCGCGTGCCTGA
- a CDS encoding Lrp/AsnC family transcriptional regulator translates to MSNERKLDELDREILRQLRRDGRLTNVELARRVGLTPPPCLRRVKRLEEAGIITGYRARVDEEAAGRGLEVIVSIEVSVSDLDTLAGLEATIGAYDEVVEFRRVFGTPDYFLRVLVADYAAYEQFQTGKIIGIPGVARVISQPTMKKIKVVD, encoded by the coding sequence GTGAGCAATGAACGAAAACTCGACGAGCTTGATCGCGAAATTTTGCGCCAGCTCCGGCGGGACGGCCGGCTGACGAACGTCGAGTTGGCCCGCCGCGTCGGGCTGACGCCGCCGCCCTGCCTGCGCCGGGTGAAGCGGCTGGAGGAGGCCGGGATCATCACGGGCTACCGGGCACGGGTGGACGAGGAGGCGGCGGGGCGCGGGCTCGAAGTGATCGTGTCGATCGAGGTGTCGGTGAGCGACCTCGACACCCTCGCCGGGCTGGAGGCGACGATCGGCGCGTACGACGAGGTGGTGGAGTTCCGGCGGGTGTTCGGCACGCCGGACTACTTCCTGCGGGTGCTGGTCGCGGACTACGCGGCGTACGAGCAGTTCCAGACCGGGAAGATCATCGGGATCCCGGGCGTCGCCCGGGTGATCTCGCAGCCCACGATGAAGAAGATCAAGGTCGTGGACTGA
- a CDS encoding glycoside hydrolase family 71/99-like protein has protein sequence MTISRRKLILSGTAASAAAAGGVFSTRLAGAAEEPAAAAQAAARPAASPVGDVVGKVTVGYQGWFACPGDGAPINGWWHWSRDMSRPPSPDNTTIASWPDMREYEHTYPTAYANLNGGGPATLFSSWDDQTVDTHFRWMAEHDCDTAALQRFNPFGGEGATRDGMAAKVRAAAERHGRKFYIMYDVTSWTQMQSQIKEDWTTKMKAYTSSGAYAMQNGKPVVCIWGFGFNDDGRPFTPGPCLDVVNWFKNQGCYVIGGVPTHWRTGQSDSRPGFLDVYHAFNMISPWMVGRISDVGGADHFSNNVNGPDKADCDAHGIDYQPCIIPGDLQSGHRAHGDLMWRQFYHMVRLDVAGVYISMFDEYNEANQIAKTAENASQVPSGSGIRALDEDGTSCSSDYYLRLTADGGRMLKGQLALTPNRPTPPRP, from the coding sequence GTGACGATTTCCAGACGCAAGCTCATCCTCTCCGGCACCGCCGCCTCCGCCGCGGCCGCGGGCGGCGTGTTCTCCACCCGGCTCGCCGGCGCCGCCGAGGAGCCCGCGGCGGCGGCGCAGGCCGCCGCGCGGCCCGCCGCGAGCCCCGTGGGCGACGTGGTCGGCAAGGTGACCGTCGGCTACCAGGGCTGGTTCGCCTGCCCCGGCGACGGCGCGCCGATCAACGGGTGGTGGCACTGGAGCCGCGACATGAGCCGGCCGCCGTCCCCGGACAACACGACCATCGCGTCCTGGCCGGACATGCGGGAGTACGAGCACACGTACCCCACCGCCTACGCGAACCTCAACGGCGGCGGCCCCGCCACCCTGTTCTCCTCCTGGGACGACCAGACCGTCGACACGCACTTCCGCTGGATGGCCGAGCACGACTGCGACACCGCCGCCCTGCAGCGCTTCAACCCCTTCGGCGGCGAGGGCGCCACGCGCGACGGCATGGCCGCGAAGGTGCGCGCGGCGGCGGAGAGGCACGGGCGGAAGTTCTACATCATGTACGACGTCACCTCCTGGACGCAGATGCAGTCCCAGATCAAGGAGGACTGGACGACGAAGATGAAGGCGTACACGTCCTCCGGCGCGTACGCGATGCAGAACGGCAAGCCGGTGGTGTGCATCTGGGGCTTCGGCTTCAACGACGACGGCCGCCCCTTCACACCGGGCCCCTGCCTGGACGTCGTCAACTGGTTCAAGAACCAGGGCTGCTACGTCATCGGCGGCGTCCCCACGCACTGGCGCACCGGCCAGTCGGACTCGCGTCCCGGCTTCCTCGACGTGTACCACGCGTTCAACATGATCTCGCCGTGGATGGTCGGCCGGATCTCCGACGTCGGCGGGGCCGACCACTTCTCCAACAACGTCAACGGCCCCGACAAGGCGGACTGCGACGCGCACGGCATCGACTACCAGCCGTGCATCATCCCCGGCGACCTGCAGAGCGGCCACCGCGCGCACGGCGACCTGATGTGGCGGCAGTTCTACCACATGGTCCGGCTGGACGTCGCGGGCGTCTACATCTCCATGTTCGACGAGTACAACGAGGCCAACCAGATCGCCAAGACCGCGGAGAACGCGTCCCAGGTGCCGTCCGGCTCCGGTATCCGCGCGCTGGACGAGGACGGCACGTCCTGCTCCTCGGACTACTACCTGCGGCTGACCGCGGACGGCGGCCGGATGCTGAAGGGTCAGCTCGCCCTGACCCCGAACCGGCCCACGCCGCCGCGGCCCTGA
- a CDS encoding glycoside hydrolase family 95 protein, which produces MSGDITRRTTVKSALAAAGALTLGTPALAYAARRAAADPGDAWRLWYDKPAADWERESLPLGNGALGVGVFGTLASERLTLNEKTLWTGGPGSGGGYDFGNWRDPRPGALKAVQDRLDAEGQLSPETVAQQLGQSKHGFGAYQILGELLLDHPSAPGGPDGSYWRDLDLAEGVAAVAYAHQGADHRREYFVSQPDGVAVGRLTASQPGRVAFTLRYTSPRNDFQATASGDRLTIRGKLQDNGMVFEAQIRLLTEGGNVSSGNGTLTVSGANSAWFVLAAGTDYADAYPNYRGADPHDRVTGAVDRAVQAGHGALRQRHVADHRGLFDRVALDIGQQQPAQPTDRLLAGYGSGSAADRALEALFFQYGRYLLIASSRAGSTPANLQGVWNNVTNPPWSADYHVNINLQMNYWPAEITNLAETTIPYDDFVEALRAPGRVSAREIHTSGGWVVHNETNPFGFTGVHDWASSFWFPEAAAWLTQQMYEHYRFDGSTDYLRNTAYPVMKEAAEFWLANLRTDPRDGKLVVTPSYSPEQGNFTAGCSMSQQIVYDLLTNTLEAAQTLGDSPDFRTRLEQTLAALDPGLRIGRWGQLQEWKADLDDQNNDHRHVSHLFALHPGRQIEVGSQWAEAAKVSLTARGDGGTGWSKAWKINFWARLTDGDHAHKMLSEQLKSSTLPNLWDTHPPFQIDGNFGATSGIAEMLLQSQHGPIEVLPALPGAWPSGSVRGLRARGGATLDITWAEGRATRIVLHASRTRRLTLRSDLLPGGEQVVDAVAGQTYTFG; this is translated from the coding sequence ATGTCCGGAGACATCACCCGCAGAACCACCGTGAAATCCGCCCTCGCCGCCGCGGGCGCCCTCACGCTGGGCACCCCCGCCCTGGCGTACGCCGCCCGCCGCGCGGCGGCCGACCCGGGCGACGCCTGGCGCCTCTGGTACGACAAGCCCGCCGCCGACTGGGAGCGCGAGTCGCTGCCGCTGGGCAACGGGGCCTTGGGCGTCGGGGTGTTCGGCACGCTCGCCTCCGAGCGGCTGACGCTCAACGAGAAGACGCTGTGGACCGGCGGCCCCGGCTCCGGCGGCGGCTACGACTTCGGCAACTGGCGCGATCCGCGGCCCGGCGCCCTGAAGGCGGTGCAGGACCGGCTCGACGCCGAAGGGCAGCTCAGCCCCGAGACCGTCGCGCAGCAGCTCGGCCAGTCCAAGCACGGCTTCGGCGCGTACCAGATCCTCGGCGAGCTGCTGCTCGACCACCCGTCGGCGCCCGGAGGGCCCGACGGCTCGTACTGGCGCGACCTGGACCTCGCCGAGGGCGTGGCGGCCGTCGCGTACGCGCACCAGGGGGCGGACCACCGCCGCGAGTACTTCGTCTCCCAGCCGGACGGGGTCGCGGTGGGCCGGCTGACGGCGAGCCAGCCGGGGCGGGTGGCCTTCACCCTGCGCTACACCTCGCCGCGCAACGACTTCCAGGCCACCGCGAGTGGCGACCGGCTGACGATCCGCGGCAAGCTCCAGGACAACGGGATGGTCTTCGAGGCGCAGATACGGCTGCTGACCGAGGGCGGCAACGTGTCGAGCGGGAACGGCACGCTGACGGTGAGCGGCGCGAACAGCGCCTGGTTCGTGCTGGCCGCGGGCACCGACTACGCCGACGCCTACCCGAATTACCGCGGCGCCGACCCGCACGACCGCGTCACCGGCGCCGTCGACCGGGCAGTCCAGGCGGGCCACGGCGCGCTGCGCCAGCGGCATGTCGCCGACCACCGCGGGCTGTTCGACCGGGTCGCGCTCGACATCGGCCAGCAGCAGCCGGCCCAGCCCACGGACCGGCTCCTCGCCGGCTACGGCAGCGGGTCGGCGGCCGACCGGGCGCTGGAGGCGCTGTTCTTCCAGTACGGGCGCTACCTGCTGATCGCCTCCTCGCGCGCGGGGTCGACCCCCGCGAACCTCCAGGGCGTCTGGAACAACGTCACCAACCCGCCGTGGAGCGCCGACTACCACGTCAACATCAACCTGCAGATGAACTACTGGCCCGCCGAGATCACCAACCTCGCCGAAACCACGATCCCGTACGACGACTTCGTCGAGGCCCTGCGCGCCCCCGGCCGCGTCTCGGCGCGGGAGATCCACACCAGCGGCGGCTGGGTCGTCCACAACGAGACCAACCCCTTCGGCTTCACGGGCGTGCACGACTGGGCGTCGTCCTTCTGGTTCCCGGAGGCCGCGGCCTGGCTGACGCAGCAGATGTACGAGCACTACCGCTTCGACGGCTCGACGGACTACCTCCGCAACACCGCGTACCCGGTGATGAAGGAGGCCGCCGAGTTCTGGCTCGCGAACCTGCGCACCGACCCGCGCGACGGCAAGCTGGTGGTCACCCCCAGCTACTCGCCCGAGCAGGGCAACTTCACCGCGGGCTGCTCCATGTCGCAGCAGATCGTGTACGACCTGCTGACCAACACCCTGGAGGCCGCGCAGACCCTCGGCGACAGCCCCGACTTCCGCACCCGCCTGGAGCAGACCCTCGCCGCCCTCGACCCGGGGCTGCGGATCGGCCGCTGGGGGCAGTTGCAGGAGTGGAAGGCCGACTTGGACGACCAGAACAACGACCACCGGCACGTCTCCCACCTCTTCGCCCTGCACCCCGGGCGGCAGATCGAGGTCGGCAGTCAGTGGGCGGAGGCGGCCAAGGTGTCGCTGACCGCACGCGGTGACGGCGGTACGGGCTGGAGCAAAGCCTGGAAGATCAACTTCTGGGCCCGGCTCACGGACGGCGACCACGCGCACAAGATGCTGAGCGAACAACTCAAGTCCTCCACCCTGCCGAATCTCTGGGACACCCACCCGCCGTTCCAGATCGACGGCAACTTCGGCGCCACCTCCGGCATCGCGGAGATGCTGCTGCAGAGCCAGCACGGCCCCATCGAGGTGCTGCCCGCCCTCCCGGGCGCCTGGCCCTCGGGCTCCGTACGCGGCCTGCGCGCCCGCGGCGGCGCCACCCTCGACATCACCTGGGCCGAAGGCCGGGCGACCCGCATCGTGCTGCACGCGAGCCGCACGCGCCGGCTCACCCTCCGCAGCGACCTGCTCCCCGGCGGCGAACAGGTCGTCGACGCGGTGGCGGGCCAGACGTACACCTTCGGCTGA